From Daphnia pulicaria isolate SC F1-1A chromosome 4, SC_F0-13Bv2, whole genome shotgun sequence, one genomic window encodes:
- the LOC124336917 gene encoding phosphatidylinositol-binding clathrin assembly protein LAP-like isoform X3, with product MSGQTISDRLLAARHSIAGQGLAKAVCKATTEEVIGPKKKHLDYLLHCTNEPNVSIPQLANLLIERSQNSNWVVVFKSLVTTHHLMCYGNERFTQYLASSNCSFQLNNFLDKGNVAGYDMSPYIRRYAKYLNEKALAYRTVAFDFCKVKRGKEDGTLRTMPADKLLKTLPALQGQIDALLEFDCSANDLTNGVVNTAFLLLFRDLIRLFACYNDGIINLLEKYFEMNKKQCKDALDFYKKFLVRMDRVAEFLKVAENVGIDKGDIPDLTRAPSSLLEALEAHLATLEGKKPTTSSSSNISLAQHNGAMAANAEQIDESLKRQALAEEEAAMNQYKKSTNPFLSSPTSATAPPVSSTAAAQPQQQQQHQPILDLFGSDVDGGSSHTTQSAYDSSHKASDDLLQLAANPFATPTGAAPVIPAMPAQSQAGSWATGTSQNGFGGHFATDNSFVNAFGASANGSTNVPDAAVANLFGLPQSSPAHHPPPPRPPPPSSAATNMGDLLYGIDSGVGSIVAPASCSSGSSPLPARAIEINMDSFDFLSMDSSSSTTTTTNNNTSSSSSTTTTNNNAGPAPAEASASPSKQAAKGFDAFGDLLQPSGVTGGVTVGPQATAVKPAPGPSNKVLTGDLDSSLASLAMNLTINKSAAPKTGQWNTGPTAANKTGAPVQPQQPTAGQWNPQPMMGMSMASAPMTMQSGQMAYRPMVPMTPMTAMTAPYAANQPMNPTMVSGIRPGMMAGPSSGAGGPFAMGAMTQPGMPMGSSIRPAANQQLDPFGAL from the exons ATGTCCGGTCAAACAATAAGCGATCGGTTGTTGGCCGCACGTCACTCGATTGCCGGCCAAGGTCTGGCAAAAGCCGTTTGCAAAGCAACCACCGAAGAAGTCATAggaccaaagaaaaaacatcttGATT ATCTGTTGCATTGCACCAACGAGCCCAATGTTTCCATTCCGCAGTTGGCCAATTTGCTGATCGAGCGGTCGCAAAACTCCAATTGGGTCGTCGTCTTCAAGTCACTGGTCACGACCCATCACCTCATGTGCTATGGAAATgaa CGATTCACACAGTATCTGGCCTCTAGCAACTGCAGCTTTCAACTCAACAATTTCCTAGACAAGGGCAATGTGGCag GTTACGACATGTCACCGTACATCCGCCGTTACGCCAAGTATCTCAACGAAAAAGCCCTGGCCTACCGGACCGTGGCCTTTGACTTCTGCAAAGTGAAACGCGG GAAAGAGGACGGCACGCTGCGTACGATGCCGGCCGACAAGCTTCTCAAAACACTGCCGGCCCTTCAAGGACAGATTGACGCCCTGCTGGAGTTTGATTGCTCGGCCAACGATCTGACCAACGGTGTCGTCAATACGGCCTTTTTGCTCCTCTTCCGCGATCTGATCCGCCTCTTCGCTTGCTACAACGACGGAATCATCAACCTCCTCg agaaatatttcgaaatgaaCAAGAAGCAATGCAAAGACGCGCTCGACTTTTACAAAAAGTTTCTCGTCAGGATGGACCGCGTGGCCGAATTCCTCAAAGTGGCCGAAAATGTGGGCATTGACAAAGGCGACATTCCCGATTTGACAAGG GCACCGAGCAGTTTACTGGAAGCGCTAGAGGCTCACTTGGCTACCCTGGAGGGCAAGAAACCGACGACGAGTTCTTCATCCAACATTAG CCTGGCGCAGCACAATGGCGCTATGGCGGCCAACGCGGAGCAGATTGATGAATCTTTGAAGCGCCAAGCGCTGGCCGAAGAAGAGGCGGCCATGAACCAGTATAAAAAGAGCACCAATCCATTTCTCAGCTCGCCAACGTCGGCGACAGCTCCGCCCGTTTCCTCAACAG cgGCGGCTCAaccgcaacagcagcaacaacaccagCCCATCCTGGATTTGTTCGGCAGCGACGTGGACGGTGGGTCTTCTCACACTACGCAGTCTGCTTACGATTCCTCGCACAAGGCGTCGGACGATCTGCTCCAGTTGGCGGCCAATCCGTTCGCGACGCCCACAGGTGCGGCACCAGTCATTCCCGCCATGCCGGCTCAATCGCAGGCCGGCTCCTGGGCCACGGGCACTTCACAGAACGGTTTTGGCGGCCACTTCGCCACGGACAATTCGTTCGTGAACGCTTTCGGCGCCTCGGCTAACGGCTCCACTAATG ttccCGACGCTGCCGTAGCCAACCTGTTCGGCCTTCCGCAATCCTCTCCGGCCCATCACCCTCCTCCGCcccgtcctcctcctccttcttccgcTGCTACTAATATGGGCGATCTCTTGTACGGTATTGACTCTGGTGTCGGCTCTATTGTTGCGCCCGCTTCTTGCTCTTCCGGCTCTTCGCCCCTACCAGCACGGGCCATCGAGATAAACATGGACAGTTTCGATTTCCTCTCGatggactcttcttcttctactactactaccaccaacaacaacacttcttcttcttcttctactactactactaacaACAACGCTGGGCCGGCTCCAGCTGAGGCTAGCGCTTCTCCGTCTAAACAAGCAGCTAAAG GTTTCGACGCCTTTGGTGACCTGTTGCAACCGTCAGGTGTGACCGGTGGTGTCACAGTTGGTCCCCAGGCGACAGCTGTCAAACCAGCGCCCGGCCCCAGCAATAAAGTCTTGACGGGCGACTTGGATTCCAGTTTGGCCAGTCTGGCCATGAATTTAACCATCAACAAATCAGCAGCGCCAAA AACCGGTCAGTGGAATACTGGCCCGACGGCGGCCAACAAAACTGGCGCCCCCGTTCAACCTCAACAGCCGACCGCTGGGCAGTGGAATCCGCAGCCCATGATGGGCATGTCTATGGCCAGTGCGCCCATGACGATGCAATCCGGTCAAATGGCTTACAGACCCATGGTCCCGATGACGCCCATGACGGCCATGACGGCCCCTTACGCCGCAAACCAACCCATGAAC CCGACGATGGTTTCGGGTATCAGGCCGGGAATGATGGCTGGACCTTCTTCTGGCGCCGGTGGTCCTTTCGCCATGGGAGCCATGACTCAGCCTGGCATGCCCATGGGTTCTAGTATCCGCCCGGCTGCCAATCAGCAGCTCGATCCATTTGGCGCtctataa
- the LOC124336917 gene encoding phosphatidylinositol-binding clathrin assembly protein LAP-like isoform X1, whose protein sequence is MSGQTISDRLLAARHSIAGQGLAKAVCKATTEEVIGPKKKHLDYLLHCTNEPNVSIPQLANLLIERSQNSNWVVVFKSLVTTHHLMCYGNERFTQYLASSNCSFQLNNFLDKGNVAGATGMEKSYDMSPYIRRYAKYLNEKALAYRTVAFDFCKVKRGKEDGTLRTMPADKLLKTLPALQGQIDALLEFDCSANDLTNGVVNTAFLLLFRDLIRLFACYNDGIINLLEKYFEMNKKQCKDALDFYKKFLVRMDRVAEFLKVAENVGIDKGDIPDLTRAPSSLLEALEAHLATLEGKKPTTSSSSNISLAQHNGAMAANAEQIDESLKRQALAEEEAAMNQYKKSTNPFLSSPTSATAPPVSSTAAAQPQQQQQHQPILDLFGSDVDGGSSHTTQSAYDSSHKASDDLLQLAANPFATPTGAAPVIPAMPAQSQAGSWATGTSQNGFGGHFATDNSFVNAFGASANGSTNVPDAAVANLFGLPQSSPAHHPPPPRPPPPSSAATNMGDLLYGIDSGVGSIVAPASCSSGSSPLPARAIEINMDSFDFLSMDSSSSTTTTTNNNTSSSSSTTTTNNNAGPAPAEASASPSKQAAKGFDAFGDLLQPSGVTGGVTVGPQATAVKPAPGPSNKVLTGDLDSSLASLAMNLTINKSAAPKTGQWNTGPTAANKTGAPVQPQQPTAGQWNPQPMMGMSMASAPMTMQSGQMAYRPMVPMTPMTAMTAPYAANQPMNPTMVSGIRPGMMAGPSSGAGGPFAMGAMTQPGMPMGSSIRPAANQQLDPFGAL, encoded by the exons ATGTCCGGTCAAACAATAAGCGATCGGTTGTTGGCCGCACGTCACTCGATTGCCGGCCAAGGTCTGGCAAAAGCCGTTTGCAAAGCAACCACCGAAGAAGTCATAggaccaaagaaaaaacatcttGATT ATCTGTTGCATTGCACCAACGAGCCCAATGTTTCCATTCCGCAGTTGGCCAATTTGCTGATCGAGCGGTCGCAAAACTCCAATTGGGTCGTCGTCTTCAAGTCACTGGTCACGACCCATCACCTCATGTGCTATGGAAATgaa CGATTCACACAGTATCTGGCCTCTAGCAACTGCAGCTTTCAACTCAACAATTTCCTAGACAAGGGCAATGTGGCag GAGCCACAGGTATGGAGAAAA GTTACGACATGTCACCGTACATCCGCCGTTACGCCAAGTATCTCAACGAAAAAGCCCTGGCCTACCGGACCGTGGCCTTTGACTTCTGCAAAGTGAAACGCGG GAAAGAGGACGGCACGCTGCGTACGATGCCGGCCGACAAGCTTCTCAAAACACTGCCGGCCCTTCAAGGACAGATTGACGCCCTGCTGGAGTTTGATTGCTCGGCCAACGATCTGACCAACGGTGTCGTCAATACGGCCTTTTTGCTCCTCTTCCGCGATCTGATCCGCCTCTTCGCTTGCTACAACGACGGAATCATCAACCTCCTCg agaaatatttcgaaatgaaCAAGAAGCAATGCAAAGACGCGCTCGACTTTTACAAAAAGTTTCTCGTCAGGATGGACCGCGTGGCCGAATTCCTCAAAGTGGCCGAAAATGTGGGCATTGACAAAGGCGACATTCCCGATTTGACAAGG GCACCGAGCAGTTTACTGGAAGCGCTAGAGGCTCACTTGGCTACCCTGGAGGGCAAGAAACCGACGACGAGTTCTTCATCCAACATTAG CCTGGCGCAGCACAATGGCGCTATGGCGGCCAACGCGGAGCAGATTGATGAATCTTTGAAGCGCCAAGCGCTGGCCGAAGAAGAGGCGGCCATGAACCAGTATAAAAAGAGCACCAATCCATTTCTCAGCTCGCCAACGTCGGCGACAGCTCCGCCCGTTTCCTCAACAG cgGCGGCTCAaccgcaacagcagcaacaacaccagCCCATCCTGGATTTGTTCGGCAGCGACGTGGACGGTGGGTCTTCTCACACTACGCAGTCTGCTTACGATTCCTCGCACAAGGCGTCGGACGATCTGCTCCAGTTGGCGGCCAATCCGTTCGCGACGCCCACAGGTGCGGCACCAGTCATTCCCGCCATGCCGGCTCAATCGCAGGCCGGCTCCTGGGCCACGGGCACTTCACAGAACGGTTTTGGCGGCCACTTCGCCACGGACAATTCGTTCGTGAACGCTTTCGGCGCCTCGGCTAACGGCTCCACTAATG ttccCGACGCTGCCGTAGCCAACCTGTTCGGCCTTCCGCAATCCTCTCCGGCCCATCACCCTCCTCCGCcccgtcctcctcctccttcttccgcTGCTACTAATATGGGCGATCTCTTGTACGGTATTGACTCTGGTGTCGGCTCTATTGTTGCGCCCGCTTCTTGCTCTTCCGGCTCTTCGCCCCTACCAGCACGGGCCATCGAGATAAACATGGACAGTTTCGATTTCCTCTCGatggactcttcttcttctactactactaccaccaacaacaacacttcttcttcttcttctactactactactaacaACAACGCTGGGCCGGCTCCAGCTGAGGCTAGCGCTTCTCCGTCTAAACAAGCAGCTAAAG GTTTCGACGCCTTTGGTGACCTGTTGCAACCGTCAGGTGTGACCGGTGGTGTCACAGTTGGTCCCCAGGCGACAGCTGTCAAACCAGCGCCCGGCCCCAGCAATAAAGTCTTGACGGGCGACTTGGATTCCAGTTTGGCCAGTCTGGCCATGAATTTAACCATCAACAAATCAGCAGCGCCAAA AACCGGTCAGTGGAATACTGGCCCGACGGCGGCCAACAAAACTGGCGCCCCCGTTCAACCTCAACAGCCGACCGCTGGGCAGTGGAATCCGCAGCCCATGATGGGCATGTCTATGGCCAGTGCGCCCATGACGATGCAATCCGGTCAAATGGCTTACAGACCCATGGTCCCGATGACGCCCATGACGGCCATGACGGCCCCTTACGCCGCAAACCAACCCATGAAC CCGACGATGGTTTCGGGTATCAGGCCGGGAATGATGGCTGGACCTTCTTCTGGCGCCGGTGGTCCTTTCGCCATGGGAGCCATGACTCAGCCTGGCATGCCCATGGGTTCTAGTATCCGCCCGGCTGCCAATCAGCAGCTCGATCCATTTGGCGCtctataa
- the LOC124336917 gene encoding phosphatidylinositol-binding clathrin assembly protein LAP-like isoform X4: MSGQTISDRLLAARHSIAGQGLAKAVCKATTEEVIGPKKKHLDYLLHCTNEPNVSIPQLANLLIERSQNSNWVVVFKSLVTTHHLMCYGNERFTQYLASSNCSFQLNNFLDKGNVAGATGMEKSYDMSPYIRRYAKYLNEKALAYRTVAFDFCKVKRGKEDGTLRTMPADKLLKTLPALQGQIDALLEFDCSANDLTNGVVNTAFLLLFRDLIRLFACYNDGIINLLEKYFEMNKKQCKDALDFYKKFLVRMDRVAEFLKVAENVGIDKGDIPDLTRAPSSLLEALEAHLATLEGKKPTTSSSSNISLAQHNGAMAANAEQIDESLKRQALAEEEAAMNQYKKSTNPFLSSPTSATAPPVSSTAAAQPQQQQQHQPILDLFGSDVDGGSSHTTQSAYDSSHKASDDLLQLAANPFATPTGAAPVIPAMPAQSQAGSWATGTSQNGFGGHFATDNSFVNAFGASANGSTNARAIEINMDSFDFLSMDSSSSTTTTTNNNTSSSSSTTTTNNNAGPAPAEASASPSKQAAKGFDAFGDLLQPSGVTGGVTVGPQATAVKPAPGPSNKVLTGDLDSSLASLAMNLTINKSAAPKTGQWNTGPTAANKTGAPVQPQQPTAGQWNPQPMMGMSMASAPMTMQSGQMAYRPMVPMTPMTAMTAPYAANQPMNPTMVSGIRPGMMAGPSSGAGGPFAMGAMTQPGMPMGSSIRPAANQQLDPFGAL, from the exons ATGTCCGGTCAAACAATAAGCGATCGGTTGTTGGCCGCACGTCACTCGATTGCCGGCCAAGGTCTGGCAAAAGCCGTTTGCAAAGCAACCACCGAAGAAGTCATAggaccaaagaaaaaacatcttGATT ATCTGTTGCATTGCACCAACGAGCCCAATGTTTCCATTCCGCAGTTGGCCAATTTGCTGATCGAGCGGTCGCAAAACTCCAATTGGGTCGTCGTCTTCAAGTCACTGGTCACGACCCATCACCTCATGTGCTATGGAAATgaa CGATTCACACAGTATCTGGCCTCTAGCAACTGCAGCTTTCAACTCAACAATTTCCTAGACAAGGGCAATGTGGCag GAGCCACAGGTATGGAGAAAA GTTACGACATGTCACCGTACATCCGCCGTTACGCCAAGTATCTCAACGAAAAAGCCCTGGCCTACCGGACCGTGGCCTTTGACTTCTGCAAAGTGAAACGCGG GAAAGAGGACGGCACGCTGCGTACGATGCCGGCCGACAAGCTTCTCAAAACACTGCCGGCCCTTCAAGGACAGATTGACGCCCTGCTGGAGTTTGATTGCTCGGCCAACGATCTGACCAACGGTGTCGTCAATACGGCCTTTTTGCTCCTCTTCCGCGATCTGATCCGCCTCTTCGCTTGCTACAACGACGGAATCATCAACCTCCTCg agaaatatttcgaaatgaaCAAGAAGCAATGCAAAGACGCGCTCGACTTTTACAAAAAGTTTCTCGTCAGGATGGACCGCGTGGCCGAATTCCTCAAAGTGGCCGAAAATGTGGGCATTGACAAAGGCGACATTCCCGATTTGACAAGG GCACCGAGCAGTTTACTGGAAGCGCTAGAGGCTCACTTGGCTACCCTGGAGGGCAAGAAACCGACGACGAGTTCTTCATCCAACATTAG CCTGGCGCAGCACAATGGCGCTATGGCGGCCAACGCGGAGCAGATTGATGAATCTTTGAAGCGCCAAGCGCTGGCCGAAGAAGAGGCGGCCATGAACCAGTATAAAAAGAGCACCAATCCATTTCTCAGCTCGCCAACGTCGGCGACAGCTCCGCCCGTTTCCTCAACAG cgGCGGCTCAaccgcaacagcagcaacaacaccagCCCATCCTGGATTTGTTCGGCAGCGACGTGGACGGTGGGTCTTCTCACACTACGCAGTCTGCTTACGATTCCTCGCACAAGGCGTCGGACGATCTGCTCCAGTTGGCGGCCAATCCGTTCGCGACGCCCACAGGTGCGGCACCAGTCATTCCCGCCATGCCGGCTCAATCGCAGGCCGGCTCCTGGGCCACGGGCACTTCACAGAACGGTTTTGGCGGCCACTTCGCCACGGACAATTCGTTCGTGAACGCTTTCGGCGCCTCGGCTAACGGCTCCACTAATG CACGGGCCATCGAGATAAACATGGACAGTTTCGATTTCCTCTCGatggactcttcttcttctactactactaccaccaacaacaacacttcttcttcttcttctactactactactaacaACAACGCTGGGCCGGCTCCAGCTGAGGCTAGCGCTTCTCCGTCTAAACAAGCAGCTAAAG GTTTCGACGCCTTTGGTGACCTGTTGCAACCGTCAGGTGTGACCGGTGGTGTCACAGTTGGTCCCCAGGCGACAGCTGTCAAACCAGCGCCCGGCCCCAGCAATAAAGTCTTGACGGGCGACTTGGATTCCAGTTTGGCCAGTCTGGCCATGAATTTAACCATCAACAAATCAGCAGCGCCAAA AACCGGTCAGTGGAATACTGGCCCGACGGCGGCCAACAAAACTGGCGCCCCCGTTCAACCTCAACAGCCGACCGCTGGGCAGTGGAATCCGCAGCCCATGATGGGCATGTCTATGGCCAGTGCGCCCATGACGATGCAATCCGGTCAAATGGCTTACAGACCCATGGTCCCGATGACGCCCATGACGGCCATGACGGCCCCTTACGCCGCAAACCAACCCATGAAC CCGACGATGGTTTCGGGTATCAGGCCGGGAATGATGGCTGGACCTTCTTCTGGCGCCGGTGGTCCTTTCGCCATGGGAGCCATGACTCAGCCTGGCATGCCCATGGGTTCTAGTATCCGCCCGGCTGCCAATCAGCAGCTCGATCCATTTGGCGCtctataa
- the LOC124336917 gene encoding phosphatidylinositol-binding clathrin assembly protein LAP-like isoform X2, translated as MSGQTISDRLLAARHSIAGQGLAKAVCKATTEEVIGPKKKHLDYLLHCTNEPNVSIPQLANLLIERSQNSNWVVVFKSLVTTHHLMCYGNERFTQYLASSNCSFQLNNFLDKGNVAGATGYDMSPYIRRYAKYLNEKALAYRTVAFDFCKVKRGKEDGTLRTMPADKLLKTLPALQGQIDALLEFDCSANDLTNGVVNTAFLLLFRDLIRLFACYNDGIINLLEKYFEMNKKQCKDALDFYKKFLVRMDRVAEFLKVAENVGIDKGDIPDLTRAPSSLLEALEAHLATLEGKKPTTSSSSNISLAQHNGAMAANAEQIDESLKRQALAEEEAAMNQYKKSTNPFLSSPTSATAPPVSSTAAAQPQQQQQHQPILDLFGSDVDGGSSHTTQSAYDSSHKASDDLLQLAANPFATPTGAAPVIPAMPAQSQAGSWATGTSQNGFGGHFATDNSFVNAFGASANGSTNVPDAAVANLFGLPQSSPAHHPPPPRPPPPSSAATNMGDLLYGIDSGVGSIVAPASCSSGSSPLPARAIEINMDSFDFLSMDSSSSTTTTTNNNTSSSSSTTTTNNNAGPAPAEASASPSKQAAKGFDAFGDLLQPSGVTGGVTVGPQATAVKPAPGPSNKVLTGDLDSSLASLAMNLTINKSAAPKTGQWNTGPTAANKTGAPVQPQQPTAGQWNPQPMMGMSMASAPMTMQSGQMAYRPMVPMTPMTAMTAPYAANQPMNPTMVSGIRPGMMAGPSSGAGGPFAMGAMTQPGMPMGSSIRPAANQQLDPFGAL; from the exons ATGTCCGGTCAAACAATAAGCGATCGGTTGTTGGCCGCACGTCACTCGATTGCCGGCCAAGGTCTGGCAAAAGCCGTTTGCAAAGCAACCACCGAAGAAGTCATAggaccaaagaaaaaacatcttGATT ATCTGTTGCATTGCACCAACGAGCCCAATGTTTCCATTCCGCAGTTGGCCAATTTGCTGATCGAGCGGTCGCAAAACTCCAATTGGGTCGTCGTCTTCAAGTCACTGGTCACGACCCATCACCTCATGTGCTATGGAAATgaa CGATTCACACAGTATCTGGCCTCTAGCAACTGCAGCTTTCAACTCAACAATTTCCTAGACAAGGGCAATGTGGCag GAGCCACAG GTTACGACATGTCACCGTACATCCGCCGTTACGCCAAGTATCTCAACGAAAAAGCCCTGGCCTACCGGACCGTGGCCTTTGACTTCTGCAAAGTGAAACGCGG GAAAGAGGACGGCACGCTGCGTACGATGCCGGCCGACAAGCTTCTCAAAACACTGCCGGCCCTTCAAGGACAGATTGACGCCCTGCTGGAGTTTGATTGCTCGGCCAACGATCTGACCAACGGTGTCGTCAATACGGCCTTTTTGCTCCTCTTCCGCGATCTGATCCGCCTCTTCGCTTGCTACAACGACGGAATCATCAACCTCCTCg agaaatatttcgaaatgaaCAAGAAGCAATGCAAAGACGCGCTCGACTTTTACAAAAAGTTTCTCGTCAGGATGGACCGCGTGGCCGAATTCCTCAAAGTGGCCGAAAATGTGGGCATTGACAAAGGCGACATTCCCGATTTGACAAGG GCACCGAGCAGTTTACTGGAAGCGCTAGAGGCTCACTTGGCTACCCTGGAGGGCAAGAAACCGACGACGAGTTCTTCATCCAACATTAG CCTGGCGCAGCACAATGGCGCTATGGCGGCCAACGCGGAGCAGATTGATGAATCTTTGAAGCGCCAAGCGCTGGCCGAAGAAGAGGCGGCCATGAACCAGTATAAAAAGAGCACCAATCCATTTCTCAGCTCGCCAACGTCGGCGACAGCTCCGCCCGTTTCCTCAACAG cgGCGGCTCAaccgcaacagcagcaacaacaccagCCCATCCTGGATTTGTTCGGCAGCGACGTGGACGGTGGGTCTTCTCACACTACGCAGTCTGCTTACGATTCCTCGCACAAGGCGTCGGACGATCTGCTCCAGTTGGCGGCCAATCCGTTCGCGACGCCCACAGGTGCGGCACCAGTCATTCCCGCCATGCCGGCTCAATCGCAGGCCGGCTCCTGGGCCACGGGCACTTCACAGAACGGTTTTGGCGGCCACTTCGCCACGGACAATTCGTTCGTGAACGCTTTCGGCGCCTCGGCTAACGGCTCCACTAATG ttccCGACGCTGCCGTAGCCAACCTGTTCGGCCTTCCGCAATCCTCTCCGGCCCATCACCCTCCTCCGCcccgtcctcctcctccttcttccgcTGCTACTAATATGGGCGATCTCTTGTACGGTATTGACTCTGGTGTCGGCTCTATTGTTGCGCCCGCTTCTTGCTCTTCCGGCTCTTCGCCCCTACCAGCACGGGCCATCGAGATAAACATGGACAGTTTCGATTTCCTCTCGatggactcttcttcttctactactactaccaccaacaacaacacttcttcttcttcttctactactactactaacaACAACGCTGGGCCGGCTCCAGCTGAGGCTAGCGCTTCTCCGTCTAAACAAGCAGCTAAAG GTTTCGACGCCTTTGGTGACCTGTTGCAACCGTCAGGTGTGACCGGTGGTGTCACAGTTGGTCCCCAGGCGACAGCTGTCAAACCAGCGCCCGGCCCCAGCAATAAAGTCTTGACGGGCGACTTGGATTCCAGTTTGGCCAGTCTGGCCATGAATTTAACCATCAACAAATCAGCAGCGCCAAA AACCGGTCAGTGGAATACTGGCCCGACGGCGGCCAACAAAACTGGCGCCCCCGTTCAACCTCAACAGCCGACCGCTGGGCAGTGGAATCCGCAGCCCATGATGGGCATGTCTATGGCCAGTGCGCCCATGACGATGCAATCCGGTCAAATGGCTTACAGACCCATGGTCCCGATGACGCCCATGACGGCCATGACGGCCCCTTACGCCGCAAACCAACCCATGAAC CCGACGATGGTTTCGGGTATCAGGCCGGGAATGATGGCTGGACCTTCTTCTGGCGCCGGTGGTCCTTTCGCCATGGGAGCCATGACTCAGCCTGGCATGCCCATGGGTTCTAGTATCCGCCCGGCTGCCAATCAGCAGCTCGATCCATTTGGCGCtctataa